The Kribbella sp. NBC_00662 nucleotide sequence CGTGTCCAACGTTCGTGCGACCAACAACTTTGTCCGCAACAGCGGGGACGACGGACTGGCGATGTGGTCGGAGTCGAATGCGGACGGCCTGGTCAACCACGACAACATCTATGACCACAACACCGTCCAGACGCCTGTCCTCGCGAACAACATCGCGATCTACGGCGGCCGCGACAACGCCGTCACCGACAACCTGGTCGCGGATCCGATCCGCGAGGGCAGCACGCTGCATGCGGGCTCGCGGTTCAATGCGACGCCGTTCCAGGGCACGCTGACGTTCGCGCGCAACACCACGGTCCGCGGTGGTCCGCGGGATCTGAACTGGGACATCGGACTCGGCGCGATCTGGCTGTACGCCCTGCAGTCGACGATGTCCGGGACCATTCAGATCACCGACAGCTCGTTCCTGGACTCGACGTACAACGCGATGATGTTCGTCGTCGACTGGCCGGTGAAGGACGACTACGCGATCACGAACGTTGCCGTCCGCAACATCAAGGTCGACGGCACCGGGACCAACGTGGTCAGTGCCCGGGTCGGCGGCTGGGCGACCTTCGAGAACGTCGACGCGCGCAACGTCGGCGCGCCGTTCGTCAACAACTGCGGGACGTTCCACTTCAACGGGCCGCCGGAGTTCGAGGTCCGCGATCTGGGCGGTAACGACGGCGGCTGGACCGGCGCGACGTGGTGCGAGGACCGCCCCGCCGTCGTACCTCCCCCGCCGCCGTCGCCCTGGAACTAGACCTCGACCGTCTCGGTCGGCGCCTCTTCCTGGACCTTTGCAGGCCGGCTGGTTTGCCGGAATGCTAGGACCAGGACGACGGCGCCGACCAGGACGATGCCGGCGCCGACGAGGGCCGCGACGTGCATGGCGTGGATGAACGCGTCGTTCGCGGCCTTCACCAGCTCCGGTCGGCCGAGCGTGCTCGCGACATGACGGGTCGCCTCGGCCGACGTACCTGCCGTATCGGGCAGGCCGACGATCGACGGCGCGATCCGATGCTGGTACGTCGAGGAGACGATCGTGCCGAGGATCGCGACCCCGAGCACGCTGCCGACCTGGCGAAGGACGTTGTTGACGGCTGATCCGGCACCCATGCGATCCAGCGGGAGCGTCGCCAGTACTGCGGTCGTCGTCGGGGCTGTGGTCATACCGATGGACAGGCCGACGAGTGCGCCGACCACGCCGATCCAGACCAGCGGGGTGTCGACGTCGTACAGCAGGTTGATCGACGAGCAGGCCGCGAGCACGAGGACCGCCGTACCGGAGACCTTGGCCACGCCGAACCGGGCCGCCAGCCGGGAACCCAGCTGCGAGCCGACGATGACACCGCTTGCTGCAGGCAACGACATCAGACCGGCCGACAGCGCGCTCATCCCGCGAGCACCCTGCAGGTAGAACGCGAGGTAGAAGCTCTGGCCGGTCAGCAGCAGGAACACGACCGCCAGCGTGAAGTTGCCGGCCGCGAACCGGCGGTTGCGGAACAGGCGCGGGTCGAAGCTCGGCTCGCGTTCCCGCCACTCGGAGAAGATGAATCCGGCCAGCAGGACGAGGCCGGCCGCGATGCTCGCCCAGACCTGCCAGCGGTCCCAGCCACCCTGGTGACCGCCTTCGATCAGGCCGTACGACAGGCCGAGCAGACCGAGGGTGGACAGGCCGAGGCCGAGCGGGTCGAGCCGGCGACGCTGCGGGCTGCGCGGGTTCGGCAGCACGAGCGCGGCGCCGATCAGGCCGAACGCGACGATCGGCAGGTTGATCGTGAAGACCGAACCCCACCAGAAGTGGTCGATCAGCAGGCCGCCGAGCACCGGTCCGACGGCGACGCCCACACCGGCCGACGACCCCCAGATCGCGATCGCGCCGGCCCGGCGTTCGGGCGGGAAGGTCCAGCCGATGATCGCCATCGACGGCGGCATGATCAGCGCGCCGCCCAGGCCCATCGCGGCGCGGGCCAGGATGAGGGCGACGGGGTCGGTGGCCCACGCGGCCCAGGCCGAGGCGCCGCCGAAGATCAGCAGGCCGAGCATGAGGATGGTCCGGTGGCCGTACCGGTCACCGAGCGCACCGGCCAGGAACAGCGCGGTGGCGAAGAGCAACGAATAGATGCCGACGGCCCACTGCAGCTGGCCGGGCGTGGCGCCGAGGCCGTCGACGG carries:
- a CDS encoding MFS transporter is translated as MSSIDLIPERRHRRILAILVVSAVLIWIDSTVLGIALERLADPVDGLGATPGQLQWAVGIYSLLFATALFLAGALGDRYGHRTILMLGLLIFGGASAWAAWATDPVALILARAAMGLGGALIMPPSMAIIGWTFPPERRAGAIAIWGSSAGVGVAVGPVLGGLLIDHFWWGSVFTINLPIVAFGLIGAALVLPNPRSPQRRRLDPLGLGLSTLGLLGLSYGLIEGGHQGGWDRWQVWASIAAGLVLLAGFIFSEWREREPSFDPRLFRNRRFAAGNFTLAVVFLLLTGQSFYLAFYLQGARGMSALSAGLMSLPAASGVIVGSQLGSRLAARFGVAKVSGTAVLVLAACSSINLLYDVDTPLVWIGVVGALVGLSIGMTTAPTTTAVLATLPLDRMGAGSAVNNVLRQVGSVLGVAILGTIVSSTYQHRIAPSIVGLPDTAGTSAEATRHVASTLGRPELVKAANDAFIHAMHVAALVGAGIVLVGAVVLVLAFRQTSRPAKVQEEAPTETVEV